The Drosophila nasuta strain 15112-1781.00 chromosome 2R, ASM2355853v1, whole genome shotgun sequence genome segment GTCTTAagagtatgtgtgtttttgtaCTATTCTACCAATTGCAAAATTGTGTTGAAACTACACCAATCAAATCTAggcatttatgtatataagcAGCCGACACAAGAGGTTAAAAAGGTCAGTCTGGCTTGGTCTATCAGTTTTTGATAGTCACAACATAGAAGTGATTGGATTTATTTTCGTGTTGTTAAGAAAAGATTCAAAGCTTGGAGTCTTCAAAATGCAGATCCTACTTAGTGTGCtctatatatttcttatattgtCATTAATTAGTCTCCCAATATATACAGTGTACTTccatgttaaataaataaaaaacaagaaccTTATCAATACAAGAACAATATATTCCCCATGTATCAGCATTAAGATGACAGCTtctgttatataaatttaaaatatttgctttttattttatattttacagaaGAGGCAACATTTCTCTCAAAACAAAGATATTCTATTATTGCAATTCcctcactttctctctctctctctctccgtctttgtctctctctctctctctctctctctctactcttttatttatatgtttatgcACTATATTCAAAGTGTAAAAGAGTATTAAAACTGAGGGCATTAGATAGCACgcacacataaaataaaatacaaaaatcgagcagcattttaaaatttgaaacctaaatgaaattctaatttaattttgtattttattttgtcaaAACCTATTGCACTTATTATATTCATTCTTTTAGTGACTCGAAATATTACTTAGCATGcgttattattgtaattgctgagtttttttgaatttcaaaactaaaattcaCAACATCAAACAAGAAAACCATCAATTTATAATTACCTTTGAACTTCTAAGGTTACTTACCATAATCAAATTTTCTCAGTTTtgatattgaatttcaaatgatgCATATTTAAGGAAACaggtttttattataatttcatttctttttgttatatttgcgattaatcaatttttgtgGTAGATCGATTCATATCACGTTCATCTTTAAATGTCGAAAATAATCTAATAAAAGCTTGACAACGCTTTAAGTAAATTAACTACATTGTTCTTCTAGTTTGCGATTTGATTGACAATTCAGCTGATAGAGAAAtgcatttacttttatatattctcCTATGTAGATCTTTCTTATGAGAAAATTTTTACTAAGCGAGGATCAAGATTGTTATTCTGATTTAAATTctagtaattaattaattcagaGGATAAAATCCATAAGCCAAAAGAAAAGGACTCTGCTCATAACATTCTATAACTTTACTATAGTGAAGAGTTgcttattttcaattatgctcttaaaattcttttgtctgtttttatttttattatataatattataaagagGGAACGTAAAAGTCTATTTAAACAGTCTCTCACTTGACGAACAGTTTCgaagtataaaaacaaaaatataaatcatattgaacatttttcaaataaatcaaaatacatCAACCAATCATCAATCACATATCAATCAATTAGATAATTGTATCTCAATACCTCAGTTTTCATAAGTACTCAACTTAAATTGTTGCTAAGAAAAGTctaccaaataataataatattataattatttgccTCAATGCACTATCCTCATCTTTGCCATTGTTTTTCAAACTATCCTTAATAATTCAACTAAATCTTTTCATGTGAATATAAAATTCGTTGCGCAGTTAAAATGTTAGATGGTAAATCTACTCTAAGACAAGGAAAACAAGTAAAagaactacagtcgagtgtactcgactgtgagatacccgctacccattttgaataaaagcaatatattttgcggtattattctcaaaatataccgaatatactataagaatacaaaaaaatataccaaatggtatatgtagtatatcgatatagtaccgcattcaaaatatacaatagacggcacaatataccagattgtcagccaaagcaactaagaccccaagtaaataggcgtttttgcccatccAAAGTATTTCTAtgttaataacttcgacaatttttatctgatcgcaaccaaatttcaaGGAAACATAACTagtatagtaattattgtgggcaactctagctttaaaattgcgattgtttttcgatttttttgatttgcgagggcggaagtgggagtggcaaaaatttgaaacaaacttgatctgcgtgcaaacataacaaatgctgtcaaaaaaaaattatagctctatctcttatagtctctgagatctaggtgttcatacggacggacggacggacggacggacggacagacggacagacggacatggctatatcgtctcggctgttgacgctgatcaagaatatatacactttatagggtcggagatgccttcttctacctgttacatacatttccagtcggcacaaagttataatacccttctaccctatgggtagcgggtttaaaaatatatctaacATTATAGTTTTGTTACGAgattgaaaattgttaaaattaaaCCTAAAAggcaaattcttaaaataagattaaATGTTATAAACTGTTGAAAGTAGGGAAATTCCAGTATTCGTACTTCCAAGATTTGAAATTCTTGTCTTAGGAGAGCTTATCGAtcttaaaaaaagatttattatCTTAAAATATGATGCAATCAAGATTTTTTCTCTCTATGAATCTTTTACAGATATCATAATTATTTCTGCCTCTGTCCAAACACAAAAGTTTTCCTCTAAGCGAAGGAAATAATTGAAAGATACGAAACTATTGTTATTtaggaaaattaaaaaataaaactcagTTGTGCCcaatcttttttcttttctggaAGTTACTTCGAGATGTTtgtaaatatacaatttatgcTAAATTGATGATTAAAAGTCTTTGATGTGCCATTCGTTGAAATCAcagatttcatttttaattgggCGTGAAGTTTTCTGACAAACACTTTTAAAATTAGATAACTCACAGAAATTTTTGTTTCGCACATACGAAACATATGCTAGACGTTATTTTAATCTCGAAACACTCAAGTTgaatgaattttattaaattgtaatgcTTTGTGGCATATCAAGCGAATTCTACTGTATGTGTTATTTAATGCTTTAGTCGCATTCTGCGTATTTATTTAGCCAAATGTAGGGCGCACGCAAAAAGAGAAAGccacaaatcaaattttgGGCAAACAGAACCAAATGGAAAATTTAGGTTCTTCTGTTCGGGGAATATAACATTTATCGTAGCATTGCTTTTAGCGTTGCTTATTCAAATTATCCGCTTTGAGGCGAAAGAAATCATAAGTGGAAATCTAATAATGAAGAGGCAAGTAATGCTTGTATCTCTCTATCCATACAGCAGCAGGATATCTAATCAAATAAGCTCAGCCAATCGTCGCATAAATTTATGACATATGCAAAGGACAACTATGGTTCGAGAAGTCCTGTCTTGTCGCAGCCAGGTAATTCCATTATGAGGCAATCGGTACAACAACATTCGTGCTCTGTTATGTGCAGAATATGCAAAGACCTGTCCAGTTGGAGCAGTCGGATGAAGCAAAAAGCTGAAACTAATTTTCCACATTGCAGCACAAGCTAAGCCAATGAAGTTGGAAGTTGCTGATGCTTTAAATTCGAATGTACTTTTTTACCCCATTCCAAGTTTAAACTTTAAcgtttctttaataacatcgAAATGCAGCTTATAGCAAACATATATTGTGACAtagtaaaatcgaaaaacggTAAGCACAACTTccattcaattgcaaatttcgTTTCTACACTAGAATTTTAAACGTCACTTTGACAAAATAGCTATGACTCAGTGGAATTCTTTtgttcatcttcatcttcttcaGATAGATCTATGTATTCATATCGATCGCCCTTGTcatttattagatttttaatttgtctCTCAACTTGACCTTGATAATAAACTTTCTTCGGGGAATTATCATCTTTTTCACCAGGTTTTACGATTGTCAAACCGCCGGCAAGCAGTAAGGTTAGAGCAATAGCCACGTAGCCGGTGGCATAAATCGCCGGCTTGCTGAGAAAGACATTTAAATACCAGATCAAATGTCGCGTTCCAGCTACCATATGATAGGCAAATGGAAGTACTATGCAGAATTTGACAGCATTAAATACTGCTCTCTTGACTTCGCACTTCTCAATCTTTTCGACTAACGCATCGACTTTCAAATTGCAACACAGTCCCGACAAACCAATTATCCAAATGCCTAAGGCTAATATGAATCCACTTATTCGCAGAAATATTGACATCACCGAAGTCAACTGTTTCCTATAGATGCGCAGATGGGGTGACAACTGTCGACCCAGTTTCATATTCTTCTCATCATAGCCCAGTCTTGGATAAAGCGCAGGAATAATACGCAATTCGATTTTCGGTCCTGTAGGTGCTTTTCGATTTTTCTTGCCTTTCCTTCTATCTAGTTTACTATCGTCATCATAGTCTTCCTCTTCTTCATCGTCAAAGCTGCGAGATTTTTTCGAGGATTTTCTGTCTTCATCA includes the following:
- the LOC132787069 gene encoding uncharacterized protein LOC132787069, producing the protein MYAITRYLKSPLQRSTQLILHGNQRVLCRPMLLQRSDYSKFVDGDEDRKSSKKSRSFDDEEEEDYDDDSKLDRRKGKKNRKAPTGPKIELRIIPALYPRLGYDEKNMKLGRQLSPHLRIYRKQLTSVMSIFLRISGFILALGIWIIGLSGLCCNLKVDALVEKIEKCEVKRAVFNAVKFCIVLPFAYHMVAGTRHLIWYLNVFLSKPAIYATGYVAIALTLLLAGGLTIVKPGEKDDNSPKKVYYQGQVERQIKNLINDKGDRYEYIDLSEEDEDEQKNSTES